In one window of Pseudodesulfovibrio sp. JC047 DNA:
- a CDS encoding 2-oxoacid:acceptor oxidoreductase subunit alpha: protein MSQETRNVRFVQGNEACVRGALYAGVKFFAGYPITPSTEIAEHLAIQLPKIGGAFIQMEDEIASMCAVCGASLAGRKAMTATSGPGFSLKQEAIGYAAMAEIPCVIVDVQRAGPSTGLATKVGQADVNQARWGTHGEHSIVALTASTIQDMFSITVQAFNIAETYRTPVILLFDEVMGHMRESLTIPEAGELSVVERLKTDVKPGVNYHPYLAREDGRLPMSDYGEEHRFHVTGLFHDIWGFPTEQPQQVDKLVHHLVDKIETRVNELAMWKEFYLDDAEEVLVSYGSCARSARHLVESRRQKGHKIGLLELQTIWPFPKDLVREKTANAKNVYVVELNMGQVLSQVKQAVKDPDRVYLVNRLDGTLVTPTDIGKIMRVIEGKGI, encoded by the coding sequence ATGAGTCAAGAAACACGAAATGTTCGGTTTGTGCAGGGGAACGAAGCCTGTGTTCGTGGCGCTCTGTATGCTGGCGTCAAATTTTTTGCAGGATACCCCATTACCCCCTCGACGGAAATTGCGGAGCATCTTGCCATTCAGCTTCCCAAGATCGGTGGTGCGTTCATTCAAATGGAAGATGAGATTGCCTCCATGTGCGCTGTCTGCGGTGCCTCGTTGGCTGGCAGAAAGGCCATGACCGCCACCAGCGGACCGGGCTTTTCTCTTAAGCAGGAAGCCATCGGATATGCGGCCATGGCAGAAATCCCCTGTGTCATCGTTGATGTCCAGCGTGCGGGGCCGTCCACTGGTCTGGCCACCAAGGTGGGGCAGGCCGATGTCAATCAGGCCCGGTGGGGCACTCACGGAGAACATTCCATCGTTGCCCTGACCGCCTCGACCATTCAGGACATGTTCAGCATCACGGTTCAGGCTTTCAACATCGCAGAGACTTACAGAACACCGGTCATCCTGTTGTTCGACGAAGTCATGGGTCATATGCGTGAATCCCTCACCATTCCCGAAGCCGGGGAGTTGTCGGTTGTCGAACGGCTCAAGACCGATGTGAAGCCCGGTGTCAACTATCACCCCTATCTGGCTCGCGAAGATGGTCGTCTTCCCATGTCCGATTACGGTGAAGAACACCGTTTTCATGTGACCGGGTTATTTCACGACATTTGGGGCTTCCCCACCGAGCAGCCTCAGCAGGTCGATAAGCTTGTGCATCATCTGGTGGACAAGATCGAAACCCGCGTCAATGAGCTGGCCATGTGGAAGGAATTCTATCTGGACGATGCCGAGGAAGTGCTTGTTTCGTATGGTTCATGCGCTCGAAGTGCTCGACATCTTGTCGAATCACGGCGGCAGAAAGGCCACAAGATCGGCCTGCTGGAATTGCAGACCATCTGGCCGTTTCCCAAGGATCTGGTCCGTGAAAAGACCGCCAATGCCAAGAATGTTTACGTGGTCGAACTGAACATGGGACAGGTCTTGTCGCAAGTGAAACAGGCTGTGAAGGATCCTGATCGAGTCTATCTCGTCAACCGTTTGGATGGAACGCTTGTGACACCGACGGATATCGGGAAAATCATGCGAGTTATCGAAGGGAAGGGGATATAA
- a CDS encoding 4Fe-4S binding protein: MDPVIINTTWCKGCGICVAFCPKEALSLVEEKAVVDQEKCIACGMCELYCPDLAIVVNKPPKKSVKATEEVAS, from the coding sequence ATGGATCCAGTCATCATCAACACGACATGGTGCAAGGGATGCGGAATATGCGTCGCTTTCTGTCCCAAAGAAGCGCTTTCACTCGTTGAAGAGAAAGCGGTAGTGGATCAGGAAAAATGCATCGCATGTGGAATGTGCGAATTGTACTGTCCTGATCTGGCTATTGTCGTCAACAAGCCCCCGAAGAAAAGCGTAAAAGCGACTGAAGAGGTGGCCTCATGA
- a CDS encoding 2-oxoacid:ferredoxin oxidoreductase subunit beta — MAYTDLIRERFFPHIWCPGCGHGVVLNSLLHVVDELGLDPRSMCMISGIGCSARISGYVNFHTMHTMHGRALPCATGIKMSKPELNVIVPMGDGDAMAIGGNHFIHACRRNIDLTAIVLNNRIYGMTGGQYSPLSGRGILATTAPYGSIDNDFDTVSLAKGAGASFVARTTAFHVKEMAKILKKAINHKGFSAVEVMVQCPTYFGRKNKMGGAIDLLKSYRDNTAPLGSKKLEENPELIPRGIFVDEERPEYCEEYANVIAQANEE; from the coding sequence ATGGCGTATACAGATCTCATCCGCGAACGTTTTTTCCCACACATTTGGTGTCCGGGATGCGGACATGGTGTTGTCCTGAACAGCTTGCTGCACGTGGTTGACGAGTTGGGACTCGATCCCCGCTCCATGTGCATGATTTCCGGTATCGGGTGTTCCGCGCGTATTTCCGGATACGTCAACTTTCATACCATGCACACCATGCATGGTCGCGCCCTGCCGTGTGCAACGGGCATCAAGATGTCCAAGCCTGAACTCAACGTCATCGTTCCCATGGGGGATGGCGATGCCATGGCTATTGGCGGCAACCACTTCATCCACGCGTGTCGTCGGAATATCGACTTGACCGCGATCGTGTTGAACAACCGCATCTACGGTATGACAGGTGGTCAATATTCGCCGTTGTCCGGTCGTGGCATTCTTGCCACCACCGCGCCATACGGTAGCATTGACAATGATTTTGACACCGTGTCCCTGGCCAAGGGTGCCGGTGCCTCTTTCGTCGCCCGGACCACGGCGTTCCACGTCAAGGAAATGGCGAAGATCCTGAAGAAGGCCATCAATCACAAGGGCTTTTCCGCTGTGGAAGTCATGGTCCAGTGTCCCACGTATTTCGGGCGCAAGAACAAGATGGGCGGTGCGATCGATTTGTTGAAATCCTATCGCGATAACACGGCTCCGCTTGGGTCCAAGAAGCTCGAAGAGAACCCGGAGTTGATTCCTCGCGGTATCTTTGTCGATGAAGAGCGTCCCGAATATTGCGAAGAATACGCCAACGTCATTGCTCAGGCGAACGAGGAGTAA